The segment TTGCCGCCAGATGTTGCCGCCAAATTTTGTGTAATTTCTGGCAACAATTTGTTTTGATGTCATTTGTGTATTGATGGGAATGGTTTATCAGTGTTCCTTGAAGAGTTTTGTGTGTGCAGTGTGTGTGTTGTTGTAGTCTGGGTTTTAGTTTCtctttttaaagaattataattatCAAAGAAATGGCTAAAGTACAATTGTGCAATGTAAACGTTTTGGATAATCCAGCCGCATTCTACAATCCATTTCGTTTTGAAATTACCTTTGAATGTATTGAAGACCTGAAAGAAGGTACTTAGTCtcttgttaattttaatttcctgCTGCTGTTAAGCTCTCACCATAGAAATATCttacaaacactattttttattaaattttgtgaaattaGGTTAGgtatacagtagagtcccgctaatccagACTTGTCCGGATCGGACCCTGTCCGGATTAACCGTATTCAACTTTAAATtgtatcaaaaacaagttttataagCTAAAGAAGAaatctttatgcttaaaaatcaactgtgttttattataaagtacttaAAAAACTAAGTACACATGTATGTAACTTATGAATAatacaatacattaaaattacaattaatttacatttaatttttcgttGAGTTTGAGCGCGAACGCTTGCAATGTTACGCCCGACAGCGGAACGACTTGTTCATGTTgttggcaaaaccaaatgtacaaagcctcgtctaaagtttaattttttggtttttttaacgtgcttctgttacccagactgtccttACTCACCCTTTTGGCACAAAATCTTCAAtttcgttcaaatttttttttccaatcagaaaCAGTTGGTTTCCCCACTCCTAAATTTTGTTCACCCGCATCAATACGAAATAAGACTTgttgtttttgctccattgttacagttcactttcttacgtttagtagccattacgttgctcttaataagtgcacacaatacaacactcgcactgaataaaaataactgtcacgagcacctatcaccagcacgagtaaccatcgactgaagggataagggaacaaaacaaaacaactcgcaGATATAGAGTGAGTCATTTCATGGAAAACAGACGATGAGCGGAAAACTAGCGGTAAGACTCCAGGCAACTGAGGGCAAGAGGACCTTCTCttagaaatgtattttcttattaTCCTTTGtcacaacattatttttcataatttttttttagatccgtCCGGATTAACCTAATGTCCGGACTAGCGGGGTccggattagcgagactctactgtattaataatacataaaatcatTATTAGGTAATTCAGGGTCATCACATTCAGGAAAGTAAAGGAAAACTTAGGGAATATACTGTCAAACCTGTAAAAGTCTtggaaattcctcagtgatagtaatttactacatatttaccgagagTAAAATGAAAGACTCCTCACCGGGTAAAAGCCCAATTGCGAATCTAATCTGAACCTAACCAATTGTTCAAAAGATTTTAAAGTATCATAAATGCATGTAACCTAACCATACAAACTGTAACATGAtgttacagtactttaaatacAGCCAACCTAAAGGTATAAAAGGTAAACCTTTCGAAAAATTGTTAAACTGTTTCGCAgaatcataaaaaataatgaaaggaactcaaaaatacattttaaaaaaattaagttatttagtAGATACTGTTAAAATCATAATGGGAAAGAATGTTAATTTTATAAACTGCTAagctgtaatttttatatttcattaccTACTTCAAGACATAATTATTTTTCAGTGGCATGTTCATGGAAGGATATGATTTTCACATTGTTGAATACTATATTTTGTTgtattggtgattttttatttcaataatgtaTGTTTCCAAGGTTAGAGTTTTACACTTGTTAAtgattcttgcaaaaaaaaaaaaaaaaggtatgttgggttaggtcagctacaaaattaaatgttttagtgAGTTTCTAGATTGGTGGCGGGCAGGGTCATGAAGTTGAAATTTTGAAATTGTGTAGTTAAAGCCTTTataaagtaagtaaaatattgattGAATAATTATTAGAATCACTGTTACAATGATATTGCAGTgattgtattaatttttcatcagtatttaatagttttcaaatggttaaaaaaacacagttttgGCAGACTTCAAGGCTGTTTCCCACTACTATTTTTCCTACAATATTATGTCAATGGGATCTTATGCACAGGGTTTCCGAGGTACTAAATCATGTACAACAGgacaatgtatacaggatcatgccttcAGTACCAAATGCACAGGATCTGCTTATTACATATAACAAAACAAAGTAAAACTTTGAATGCTGACTATGACATTGCAAACCCCTGCTCTATCCAGCTTTGCAGAGTATTCTTGTGATTTAATGTTTCTTAGTAATGCAGTATATGAACTGGTTAAATAGTATCATGGTATCAGCTGGTTAAATGGGTCATGGTAACCTAGCTTTAGATTTATATTATATAGTTAggaatatttttgtaagtaattctgatgtttaattatttttatttagccaTGCCTTTGAACAACTTTTGTACCGATTGTCACAATGTTGGATAGGTTACTATTTATGTGTGtgattttcagtattttatttcatttgaatGTTATTTTATTGCTCTAATTTTATATGTGTATTTCAAGGTGTGTTTGAGACATTTCTAGAATGTGAGGCAGTGGTTTCtgcgagagagagaaagatagatgTACGGTGGTTTATTTATCGCATCCCGTGTTAGAGAAAGACTGAGACTTTAGCCAGGACCATGAGAAAACTCTCTTAGCGGGAAACCACAGACAAGTAGTTGTAAGAACAATGTCTAGCCAATAGGAAGGTACCTTTTTCAAGAAAGTTCctagttggtaattttttttgtatatttgttgtACTGTGGTTTGTCTGGATAGTCATAGCTCTGGCATTGCAGTATGAGGTCCCATTTGTCGTTAActcaaaaatgtattattttaatgtgagAAAGAGACCAGTTTAATGGCCGTAATCTGGGTTGTGCCAATGATAAACCTCTTATCAGGACATTTTGATCGGAATTTCGTTGACCTTGGTCGACGGCAGAAGCCCACGACGGGGCGTTAGTGTACTTTTGCACCGACCCAAGGACAGTTAGTGTTCCTTGGTTGTACTGTGTGATCATAAGTGACCACGGACATTTTCACTGGTACAGTATCTGATTTTTACTAACATTTATTCAACTTTTCAGGCTGGTGATGGTGGTTATGTAGCGCTAAACAAATTGTAATTGTGCAAACTGTATTTTGTACCGAAGAACATTTTTAGTAAGTTCTGCCCCTTAAGTATGTTTGTTGAAACATATTGATACCAGTGTGTATTATAATATACGTTATCTTGCCAGTTACACCGATTACACAAAGAAAAAGTGTTGAATGAGCGAAAGAAAACGGGAAAAATTCAGGAAATCAGCTGAAGTAAGAGAGTGGGAATCGTGATATAAACTTTGGAAAGTATGTTGATAGTTGTGAATATAAGaggtcttaaaaaatatattatgagcgagtctttcattactTGCCAGATATATGTAaaacctaacctcggtaacgagcaaattcatgtgctctcatgttgcTAATAATCTTATAATACGTAGAATATGTaataacgcagaattctttaaaataaggcAAATTGtgataaatacataaacaaattctgtttttaactacatttcttgatgcaAATCACACATTTTCACACCCTCTGCTAGAATTCattgctggagcagctacattGATTATTgagtcatttgattagcagaccaaaatttaaTCTAGATAATGAAACAActctgataaaagtgaaaaagacttcaaaaaatactaaatctcggctttggaatttatttttgacaaagaattttattaaaatattgcccatcttgttaaaattcgttaaatatttatgtaatactataaagtttccctttggctttgtgaactttggtttgcgccaccCGCCACAGACGGTAGTTTCATGgctacacatttccattccatgcgacttccgttccattcgtgaAGTTATTGCTACTAAATGTCTTATACTgagggctaagatgttacaattaaacaataatttaaaacagtGCTTTTGAATActtcaaaatgttaaaatttatattgcaAAGCTGTGTTTAttaattccaacataaatttttgtaCTAATTCATCCGGTGCTTTCGGGAGTGTGAGCAGTGTGTGTATTAATGGCACACCCATCTACCTGCAGAATTTTATCCTTTGTTTTCTTTGGGTGATTCCTTTAACATCAGTGATAAACCAGGGGTAATGAATAAAACCATGCAAGTTACCGAGTACTGAAGCTTCTAAATATCAGTATTACGAAATGCTcatgtaggctacattaaaaaataatgttctttACTCAAACGTAAGAGCCAGTTGCCTTCCACCAAGGCGTTCATGGTTCTTCCAGTGAGTTCAACCACAGATTTCTGACAAGTTGCAAGCGGGAATGTTGCCAGGGGTTTTCTCTTTCCCGCATGGATGCATTCCATCGCTGTTCCAGCCATGCTGCCTCGCACCTCGTAACTCTTCAAATACCTTGATGTTGAGCCACTTCCCTTCGCTCATATGCACCGCCCAAGTGAAATAAAAGTCTTTCACATAATTAGGAATCACTGTGAGCTTTCCAAAGTCAGGTCGCGGTATCATATGACCAGTTATAAATAACTTGGATATACCGACTAAAAACACTGTCTCGTCATCAGCCCACTGAgttcgtctgtgccgtgatatttTTTCTGAGTGATTTCTCCCACGGAATTCTGTGTGCTATTTGTgcattcatctttcttgtccatttgTGTTGTTTCTTTGTGACATACAGTGGAAGCCAGCTCTGGCATGTCCTTAAAAATGTTCTAAACCAGCCTTCCCCATTGCAGGAATCATTAAAAAAGACTGACCatttacaaaatagagataattaaaaaaaagtgtacaaaaCATCGTTAAATAGCCAAAAATGATGTATTTACAAGAATCACTTCCGTATCACATTGATAAGAATGTGAGATAACTGCAATTTCCGTTAAAAAATTGGCGACTTTCCATGTATTTAATCTCGTCCAAATTTTTAACAACAGAAGGTTCCAAGTGCTAGGAAATTCTAGTCATGACGTTGGGGTCATGGTCTGGGTTCAGAGTccgtgggttttctcagggtactccttTTCTCCACCTGTTCGTTCCGTCAATCTTCCGATTTCAATCTTGTAACTCTCCCGCACTCACTCACACTTGGTCCCTGGTGACATTGACACCAACTAGATGCTAAGCCCTAAACCAGGCATTCATTTGGGTCTTGATTATGACCACCGCTGACTTACATGCGAAAGTCATTAAGTAAGTTActaaagataattttaaaataagtgtgCTATTCACTTCACAACTATTTTTATTTCTCATCATGATCTCCAACAATATAATTGCACTCAACCCTTTGTTTTATCAGTGCTCCAATACCAGCTGCTTATAATTCTTTGGGTTGCTGTCTCGGCCACATCAGGACACGCTGCTGTTTTGTCGTACAGTTGTCGAGCACCATTGCCATATTAAAACTGAGTGGCTCATGTGTGTGAATTCTGCCtggtcaatattaaataaatatgtacctAAAGCTGGCTACCATCTATTAACAGGTATTTTCGCTCCACTACCTTGGATTTTTCTATCTTTGTGCTATAATTCTAATTCTGAACTATCTACCCCAATTCGTGGCATGTCAAGGcgtaaatcatatctcccagatcTTCTACAAACTTTTTTGCGACcacgtatttactaacaggctttaGTCTGTAAGTGCTGCGAGTAATAACATATTATTTCATACGGGCGACTACAAATATCgtgataaccacaccagttcacaaatGTTAACTTCAACAAGCAGCCAGAGTTAAgccctatgccatgtcaaactaaaaaaaaatttcagcacggaagctttattgcaaactgtatcgaaatatttgaaatttttagatGGAgtggcctaatcccccttaataTTCTTGATAAGTATTTTCTACCGCTTTAAGATAAATCATGTAAATTTGTGACATCCTACTTAATGACATTCCCTCATATTTTATTTATCCCTTTTAACATCTTCTAATTTGAAGATTAAACATACCAATTTGTGACTTACATAATGACATTCcctcatattttatttttccctttgacatattttgatttttaagatAGAGCATGTAAATTTGTGTCTTACTTAATGAGCTTCCCTCATAACTGTTGCTTGTGTGTGCAGACCTGGAGTGGCAGATGATCTACGTAGGTTCTGCGGAAAGCGAGACGTACGACCAAGTCCTGGACACCATCTACGTGGGGCCGGTCCCCGAGGGGAAGCACATGTTCATCTTCCAGGTGAGTGCCGCTGGGACGTAGCGCATCGCGGTTCCAGCATTAGTCGTTTTTAAATGCTAGAGCATTCCTTTAATATCTTAAGATCAGTCtgtattttaatcacaaattttGGTGCAAAATTGAAAACCAATCTATTTTAATCTTTAATTAAACATAGGATAAATAATCTGTAAATCAACTGTGTATTGATTTAATGATTGAAAGTACTATCGAATGTCGGTAGTCGTTCACCGGGTCacagtgaataataattttttttttttttttaaatttgatcaaGTGTATTGTTTTTTGTCTTACAGATGTTGGTTACGTAACATTGATATCATAATTGTGctaactgcttttttttttttcttgtgggaaGAGGTTTCGTGGTCAGTTGGACGTGGTATGCGTGGCTGAATTGAGTTTCGGTGAATATAGGGGAAACTCGGGGAAGTCTTGGCGTAATAGAGTGGCAAAGCCTGTGCATTGAGCCTTTGCAGGTTATTAGCAAAGCGTTGCATCACCACCGAAGCTTCGAATAAAACAAATATGGCAAATTCCCTGGCGAAGTCAAATCGAACATTAAAAGGAGCTTCAGTGGATTCGCTtggtcgaagcttcgcacaggtaTACCAAGGGTCAGGGTCACGGGTGGTGCCGGGTTGTAGCGTCTCCCACGTGTGGCAGGCGGACCCCCCGGACACCAAGAAGATCCCGGTGGCGGACGCGCTGGGCGTGACGGTGGTGCTGATCACCAGCCTGTACAAGGGCCAGGAGTTTGTGAGGGTCGGCTACTTCATCAACAACGAGTACGCGGAGCAGGACCTGCGCGAGAACCCCCCGGCCCAGCCGCAGTTCAACAAGGTGAGCCGCCCGCCTCCGTCACGCAATTCAACAAGGTGAGCCGCCCGCCTCCGTCGCGCAGTTCTAACAAGGTGAGCCGCCCGCCTCCGTCGCGCAGTTCAACAAGGTGAGCCGCCCGCCTCCGTCGCGCGACCCAGACTAGTGCAGTACTCCCGTCACTGCTGGTTTGGATGTaaaattggacgtagttatgcaaaaaaggaaccaacccacaatttggttatattttatttgaaaataaattaaaatagtacaaggttgatcgtaccgttgttgc is part of the Bacillus rossius redtenbacheri isolate Brsri chromosome 8, Brsri_v3, whole genome shotgun sequence genome and harbors:
- the LOC134535016 gene encoding histone chaperone asf1-like isoform X4, producing MYLLAARCCRQILYLEWQMIYVGSAESETYDQVLDTIYVGPVPEGKHMFIFQADPPDTKKIPVADALGVTVVLITSLYKGQEFVRVGYFINNEYAEQDLRENPPAQPQFNKVVRNILSTKPRVTRFKINWDDSDMAMQPVELDLGDSQDSVPAPTPCAAPAPPPPPSLFNDGSSQSYMEVIM
- the LOC134535016 gene encoding histone chaperone asf1-like isoform X3, which encodes MTNQKQLSYFLCKVHVVGGGDLEWQMIYVGSAESETYDQVLDTIYVGPVPEGKHMFIFQADPPDTKKIPVADALGVTVVLITSLYKGQEFVRVGYFINNEYAEQDLRENPPAQPQFNKVVRNILSTKPRVTRFKINWDDSDMAMQPVELDLGDSQDSVPAPTPCAAPAPPPPPSLFNDGSSQSYMEVIM
- the LOC134535016 gene encoding histone chaperone asf1-like isoform X2 is translated as MAKVQLCNVNVLDNPAAFYNPFRFEITFECIEDLKEDLEWQMIYVGSAESETYDQVLDTIYVGPVPEGKHMFIFQADPPDTKKIPVADALGVTVVLITSLYKGQEFVRVGYFINNEYAEQDLRENPPAQPQFNKVVRNILSTKPRVTRFKINWDDSDMAMQPVELDLGDSQDSVPAPTPCAAPAPPPPPSLFNDGSSQSYMEVIM